The Cryptosporangium phraense genome window below encodes:
- a CDS encoding phosphatidylinositol mannoside acyltransferase — protein sequence MNERVTGAAYAAGWKLVRVLPEKPVRALFEGGAGWFAGRGGAGPRRLAANLRRVVPGASDAEIADLTKRGLRSYARYWYEAFRLPEWSTDELQRRFVLENAVLLDDAVAEGNGVVVALPHAANWDLAGAWATVHGIPVTTVAERLKPEDLYQRFLAFRRALGMEILPLTGGNRPPLDVLTERIRDGRVVVLLAERDLSARGVEVDFFGERTKMPAGPAVLALRTGAPLFGLALWNDGPVTRARLIPIPVDADPADEHHRDATRVAAVTQQVADALAEGIAEHPVDWHMLQPLWLADLPPRRRRAAAVAD from the coding sequence GTGAACGAGCGCGTCACGGGGGCCGCGTACGCGGCCGGGTGGAAGCTGGTCCGGGTCCTGCCCGAGAAGCCGGTGCGGGCGCTGTTCGAGGGCGGGGCCGGCTGGTTCGCCGGCCGAGGCGGGGCCGGTCCCCGCCGGCTGGCCGCGAACCTGCGACGGGTCGTCCCGGGAGCCTCCGACGCCGAGATCGCCGACCTCACCAAACGCGGCCTGCGGTCCTACGCCCGCTACTGGTACGAGGCGTTCCGGCTGCCCGAGTGGTCGACCGACGAGCTCCAGCGCCGGTTCGTGCTGGAGAACGCGGTCCTGCTCGACGACGCGGTGGCCGAGGGCAACGGCGTCGTCGTCGCGCTGCCGCACGCCGCGAACTGGGACCTCGCCGGGGCCTGGGCCACCGTGCACGGCATCCCGGTCACGACCGTCGCCGAGCGGCTCAAGCCCGAGGACCTCTACCAGCGGTTCCTGGCCTTCCGGCGCGCGCTCGGCATGGAGATCCTGCCGCTCACCGGCGGCAACCGGCCGCCGCTCGACGTCCTCACCGAGCGGATCCGCGACGGCCGGGTGGTGGTGCTGCTGGCCGAGCGCGACCTGTCGGCCCGCGGGGTCGAGGTCGACTTCTTCGGCGAACGCACGAAGATGCCGGCCGGTCCGGCGGTGCTGGCCCTGCGCACGGGTGCCCCGCTGTTCGGGCTCGCCCTCTGGAACGACGGCCCGGTCACCCGGGCCCGCCTGATCCCGATCCCGGTCGACGCCGACCCGGCCGACGAACACCATCGGGACGCAACCCGGGTGGCCGCGGTGACTCAGCAGGTGGCCGACGCGCTCGCGGAAGGCATCGCCGAACACCCGGTCGACTGGCACATGCTCCAACCCCTCTGGCTGGCCGACCTGCCGCCCCGGCGCCGCCGCGCCGCCGCGGTGGCGGACTGA
- a CDS encoding elongation factor G-like protein EF-G2 produces MAQKVANSPDRANTTGPVVDDPELIRNVVLVGHSGAGKTTLVEALLVATGTISRAGSVVDGTTVCDSDPAAVRQQRSVTLQLAPLLYRGVKINLLDTPGYADFVGELRAGLRAADAALFVISAVDGVDASTIALWEECARVGMPRAVVVTRLDHPRADFDEAVAICQRVFGDGVLPLYLPVHEVDENAPPADGKQSLADFLGGISGATEQTRTVGLIGLVTQQIYDYSEGGREPVLRPADPEHLELIEEARNSLIEGIIAESEDETLMDRYLSGEEIDPQVLISDLETAVSQGTFYPVLPADPSTGVGLAELLDGIVRACPPPSERPAPAVTTLSGDPVDLLTADPDGPLVAEVVKTTVDPYVGRVSLVRVFSGTLRAEDVVHVSGHGVRPATEPDHDADERAAHLYSPLGTSLREVPYAVAGDLCALTKVGSAETGDTISSREEPLLVAPWDLPEPLLPVAVVARTRSDEDALAKNLSRLVAGDATLRMERNPETGQLVLWTMGEAHADVVLDRLRAGGVDLDTEPVRVPLRETFAGPAKGHGRHVKQSGGHGQYAICDIEIEPLPTGGGFEFVDRVVGGAVPHQYIPSVQKGVRQQMERGLVAGFPVVDVRVTLVDGKAHSVDSSDAAFQLAGALALREAASTGTISLLEPVDEVDITVPDSFVGPVMSDLSGRRGRVLGTEPTGEDRTVVHAEVPAVELTRYSPELRSLTSGTATFTRTFARYEPMPPTLAAKALS; encoded by the coding sequence ATGGCGCAAAAAGTGGCAAACAGCCCCGACCGGGCTAATACCACCGGCCCGGTCGTGGACGATCCGGAGTTGATCCGCAACGTCGTCCTCGTCGGTCACTCCGGCGCGGGCAAGACGACGCTGGTCGAGGCGCTGCTGGTGGCCACCGGCACGATCTCCCGGGCCGGGTCGGTCGTCGACGGCACCACGGTATGCGACAGCGACCCGGCCGCGGTCCGCCAGCAGCGCTCGGTGACGCTGCAGCTCGCGCCGCTGCTGTACCGCGGGGTGAAGATCAACCTGCTCGACACTCCGGGCTACGCCGACTTCGTCGGCGAGCTGCGGGCCGGCCTGCGCGCCGCCGACGCGGCCCTGTTCGTGATCTCCGCGGTCGACGGGGTGGACGCCAGCACGATCGCGCTGTGGGAGGAGTGCGCCCGGGTGGGGATGCCCCGCGCGGTGGTCGTCACGAGGCTCGACCATCCGCGCGCGGACTTCGACGAAGCGGTGGCGATCTGCCAGCGGGTGTTCGGTGACGGCGTGCTGCCGCTGTACCTGCCGGTGCACGAGGTCGACGAGAACGCGCCGCCGGCCGACGGCAAGCAGTCGCTCGCGGACTTCCTCGGCGGGATCAGCGGCGCGACCGAGCAGACCCGGACCGTCGGGCTGATCGGGCTGGTCACCCAGCAGATCTACGACTACAGCGAGGGCGGCCGCGAGCCGGTGCTGCGCCCGGCCGACCCCGAGCACCTGGAGCTGATCGAGGAGGCCCGGAACTCGCTGATCGAGGGGATCATCGCCGAGAGCGAGGACGAGACCCTGATGGACCGGTACCTCTCGGGCGAGGAGATCGACCCGCAGGTGCTGATCTCGGACCTGGAGACCGCGGTGTCCCAGGGCACGTTCTACCCGGTGCTGCCGGCCGACCCGAGCACCGGCGTCGGCCTGGCCGAGCTGTTGGACGGCATCGTCCGGGCCTGCCCGCCGCCGTCCGAGCGCCCGGCTCCGGCGGTCACCACGCTGTCGGGCGACCCGGTCGACCTGTTGACCGCGGACCCGGACGGCCCGTTGGTGGCCGAGGTCGTCAAGACGACCGTCGACCCCTACGTCGGACGGGTCTCGCTGGTCCGGGTCTTCTCCGGGACGCTGCGCGCGGAGGACGTCGTGCACGTGTCCGGGCACGGCGTCCGGCCGGCGACCGAGCCCGATCACGACGCCGACGAGCGCGCCGCCCACCTGTACTCGCCGCTGGGGACGTCGCTGCGCGAGGTGCCGTACGCGGTCGCCGGTGACCTGTGCGCGCTGACCAAGGTCGGCAGCGCCGAGACCGGCGACACGATCTCGTCGCGCGAGGAGCCGCTGCTGGTCGCGCCGTGGGACCTGCCCGAGCCGCTGCTCCCGGTCGCGGTCGTCGCCCGCACCCGCAGCGACGAGGACGCGCTGGCCAAGAACCTGTCCCGGCTGGTGGCCGGGGACGCGACCCTGCGGATGGAACGCAACCCGGAGACCGGCCAGCTGGTGCTCTGGACGATGGGCGAGGCCCACGCCGACGTCGTCCTCGACCGGTTGCGGGCCGGCGGCGTCGACCTGGACACCGAGCCGGTTCGGGTACCGCTGCGCGAGACGTTCGCCGGGCCGGCGAAGGGTCACGGGAGGCACGTGAAGCAGTCCGGCGGGCACGGCCAGTACGCGATCTGCGACATCGAGATCGAGCCGTTGCCGACCGGCGGCGGGTTCGAGTTCGTCGACCGGGTGGTCGGCGGGGCGGTGCCGCACCAGTACATCCCGTCGGTGCAGAAGGGCGTCCGGCAGCAGATGGAGCGCGGGCTGGTCGCCGGCTTCCCGGTCGTCGACGTCCGGGTGACGCTGGTCGACGGCAAGGCGCACAGCGTCGACTCGTCGGATGCGGCGTTCCAGCTGGCCGGGGCGCTGGCGCTGCGGGAGGCCGCGTCCACGGGCACGATCAGCCTGCTCGAACCCGTCGACGAGGTCGACATCACGGTGCCGGACTCGTTCGTCGGCCCGGTGATGAGCGACCTGTCCGGGCGCCGGGGGCGGGTGCTGGGCACCGAGCCGACGGGCGAGGACCGCACGGTGGTGCACGCCGAGGTTCCGGCGGTCGAGCTGACCCGGTACTCCCCCGAGCTCCGCTCCCTGACGTCCGGCACCGCGACCTTCACGCGGACATTCGCCCGGTACGAGCCGATGCCGCCCACCCTGGCTGCGAAGGCGCTCTCCTAG
- the ruvA gene encoding Holliday junction branch migration protein RuvA — translation MIASVRGEVAAVGPDGAVVEVGGVGIAVHCTPATLAGLRVGSPTRLATSLVVREDSLTLYGFASDDERTLFELLQTASGVGPRLALAVLAVHSPDAVRLAIAAADHTALTRVPGIGKKGAERLVLELRDRIGSIDPVATPDLVAPGTAGWQPAVRDGLTGLGWSAKEAEDAVALVAADSEGRPIEVAVALRRAIQVLGKNR, via the coding sequence ATGATCGCCTCGGTCCGTGGCGAGGTCGCCGCGGTCGGTCCCGACGGGGCGGTGGTCGAGGTCGGGGGCGTCGGGATCGCGGTGCACTGCACCCCGGCCACGCTGGCCGGCCTGCGGGTCGGCTCGCCGACCCGGCTCGCGACCAGCCTGGTCGTCCGCGAGGACTCGCTGACCCTCTACGGCTTCGCCTCCGACGACGAGCGGACGCTCTTCGAGCTGCTCCAGACCGCGAGCGGCGTCGGGCCGCGCCTGGCTCTGGCGGTGCTCGCCGTGCACTCTCCGGACGCCGTCCGGCTGGCCATCGCGGCCGCCGACCACACCGCGCTGACCCGCGTCCCCGGCATCGGCAAGAAGGGGGCGGAACGGCTGGTCCTGGAGCTGCGCGACCGGATCGGCTCGATCGACCCGGTGGCCACGCCCGACCTGGTCGCCCCGGGCACCGCGGGCTGGCAGCCGGCCGTCCGCGACGGCCTCACCGGCCTGGGCTGGTCGGCCAAGGAGGCCGAGGACGCGGTCGCGCTCGTCGCCGCCGACTCCGAGGGCCGGCCGATCGAGGTCGCGGTCGCGCTGCGCCGGGCCATCCAGGTGCTCGGGAAGAACCGATGA
- the pdxT gene encoding pyridoxal 5'-phosphate synthase glutaminase subunit PdxT, with translation MVIGVLALQGDVREHLRALDEVGASAVPVRRPEELEAVDGLVVPGGESTTMSNLAKVFGLLEPVRARIRSGLPVYGSCAGMIMLAGTVLDGRADQESFGGIDMVVRRNAFGRQVDSFETDLDFQGGSVHAVFIRAPWVEKVGPDVEVLARVTGGAADGRVVAVRQGNLLATSFHPELTGDLRVHDLFVRMVSDAKTKEEAKR, from the coding sequence GTGGTGATCGGGGTCCTCGCCCTGCAGGGCGATGTTCGGGAACATCTGCGCGCGCTGGACGAGGTCGGCGCCTCCGCCGTGCCGGTCCGCCGGCCGGAGGAGCTCGAGGCCGTCGACGGCCTGGTGGTGCCGGGCGGCGAGTCGACCACGATGAGCAACCTGGCCAAGGTGTTCGGCCTGCTCGAACCGGTCCGTGCGCGGATCCGGAGCGGCCTGCCCGTGTACGGATCCTGCGCGGGCATGATCATGCTGGCCGGCACCGTGCTCGACGGCCGGGCCGATCAGGAGAGCTTCGGCGGCATCGACATGGTCGTGCGCCGCAACGCGTTCGGCCGCCAGGTGGATTCGTTCGAGACGGATCTGGACTTCCAGGGTGGTTCGGTTCACGCGGTCTTCATCCGCGCGCCGTGGGTGGAAAAGGTCGGTCCGGACGTCGAGGTGCTCGCCCGGGTCACCGGCGGGGCCGCGGACGGTAGGGTGGTCGCGGTTCGTCAGGGGAATCTGCTGGCGACGTCCTTCCACCCGGAGTTGACGGGTGACCTCCGCGTACACGACCTGTTCGTGCGGATGGTGTCGGACGCGAAGACGAAAGAGGAGGCAAAACGGTGA
- the pdxS gene encoding pyridoxal 5'-phosphate synthase lyase subunit PdxS encodes MSAVENTSTVGTARVKRGMAEMLKGGVIMDVVTPEQAKIAEDSGAVAVMALERVPADIRAQGGVARMSDPDMVEGIVNAVSIPVMAKARIGHFVEAQVLQALGVDYVDESEVLTPADEAHHIDKWAFTVPFVCGATNLGEALRRIAEGAAMIRSKGEAGTGNVVEATRHMRSIRSEIRRLATLDETELFVAAKNLQAPYELVKEVAGLGKLPVVLFTAGGIATPADAAMMMQLGAEGVFVGSGIFKSGDPAKRAEAIVKATTFHDDPDVIAKVSRGLGEAMVGLNVDTLPVDQKYASRGW; translated from the coding sequence GTGTCCGCCGTCGAGAACACCTCCACCGTTGGTACTGCCCGGGTCAAGCGCGGCATGGCCGAAATGCTCAAGGGCGGCGTGATCATGGACGTCGTCACGCCCGAGCAGGCGAAGATCGCCGAAGACTCCGGCGCGGTGGCGGTGATGGCGCTCGAGCGGGTTCCGGCCGACATCCGGGCCCAGGGCGGGGTCGCCCGGATGAGCGACCCGGACATGGTCGAGGGCATCGTGAACGCGGTGTCGATCCCGGTGATGGCCAAGGCCCGGATCGGGCACTTCGTCGAGGCCCAGGTGCTGCAGGCGCTCGGCGTCGACTACGTCGACGAGTCCGAGGTGCTCACCCCGGCCGACGAGGCCCACCACATCGACAAGTGGGCGTTCACCGTGCCGTTCGTCTGCGGCGCGACCAACCTCGGCGAGGCCCTGCGCCGCATCGCCGAGGGCGCGGCGATGATCCGCTCCAAGGGCGAGGCCGGCACCGGCAACGTCGTCGAGGCCACCCGGCACATGCGTTCGATCCGGTCGGAGATCCGCCGGCTGGCCACGCTCGACGAGACCGAGCTGTTCGTCGCGGCGAAGAACCTCCAGGCTCCGTACGAGCTGGTCAAGGAGGTCGCCGGGCTCGGCAAGCTGCCGGTCGTGCTGTTCACCGCCGGCGGCATCGCCACCCCGGCCGACGCGGCGATGATGATGCAGCTGGGCGCCGAGGGCGTGTTCGTCGGCTCCGGCATCTTCAAGTCCGGCGACCCGGCCAAGCGGGCCGAGGCGATCGTCAAGGCCACCACGTTCCACGACGACCCCGACGTGATCGCCAAGGTCTCCCGCGGGCTCGGCGAGGCGATGGTCGGGCTCAACGTCGACACGCTGCCGGTCGACCAGAAGTACGCGTCCCGCGGGTGGTGA
- the pgsA gene encoding phosphatidylinositol phosphate synthase — MSNVLSRARIQAVTGPIGAALVRTGLTPDAMTLIGTTGVVLSSIFLVVPGHVLAGGIAITFFALTDMLDGAMARARGWSSRWGAFLDSTCDRLADASIFAAAAYWLFREDRDSAGIAALLCLITGVLVSYAKARAEGLGLTANVGIAERTERLVLVGVGGVLEVLGVPGGIEWILWLLTVLAAVTVGQRVKAVWDQTKDDRVRPAVPLDTGPVPPPAGGENA; from the coding sequence ATGTCCAACGTCCTGTCGCGCGCCCGCATCCAGGCGGTGACCGGCCCGATCGGTGCCGCGCTGGTGCGCACCGGTCTGACTCCGGACGCGATGACGCTCATCGGGACAACCGGCGTCGTGCTGTCGTCGATCTTCCTGGTCGTACCCGGGCACGTGCTCGCCGGTGGCATCGCGATCACGTTCTTCGCGCTCACCGACATGCTCGACGGTGCGATGGCCAGGGCCCGCGGCTGGTCCAGCCGCTGGGGCGCGTTCCTCGACTCGACCTGCGACCGGCTCGCCGACGCCTCGATCTTCGCCGCCGCCGCGTACTGGCTGTTCCGGGAAGACCGCGACTCGGCCGGCATCGCCGCGCTGCTCTGCCTGATCACCGGCGTCCTCGTCTCGTACGCGAAGGCGCGGGCCGAGGGCCTCGGACTGACCGCGAACGTCGGCATCGCCGAGCGCACCGAGCGGCTGGTGCTGGTCGGGGTCGGCGGAGTGCTCGAGGTACTCGGGGTGCCCGGCGGCATCGAGTGGATCCTCTGGCTGCTCACCGTGCTGGCCGCGGTCACCGTCGGGCAGCGCGTCAAGGCGGTCTGGGACCAGACCAAGGACGACCGGGTGCGTCCGGCCGTGCCGCTGGACACCGGTCCGGTGCCGCCCCCGGCGGGCGGGGAGAACGCGTGA
- the ruvC gene encoding crossover junction endodeoxyribonuclease RuvC — protein MRVLGVDPGLTRCGVGVVEGAPGRRCRLVHVDVIRTPADAELGSRLVAIADGLALAIEEHRPEAVAVERVFSQHNVRTVMGTAQAAAMAIVAATRAGLPVALHTPSEVKAAVSGSGTADKAQVGLMVTRILGLAETPRPADAADALALAICHLWRAPAQARLQQALARSSAAARVLAPRDRAVGE, from the coding sequence TTGCGCGTGCTCGGGGTCGATCCGGGTCTTACCCGGTGCGGGGTCGGCGTGGTCGAGGGCGCGCCCGGCCGGCGGTGCCGTCTCGTCCACGTGGACGTGATCCGCACGCCGGCCGACGCCGAGCTCGGGTCCCGGCTGGTCGCGATCGCGGACGGCCTGGCGCTGGCGATCGAGGAGCACCGGCCCGAGGCGGTCGCGGTCGAGCGGGTGTTCAGCCAGCACAACGTCCGGACCGTGATGGGCACCGCGCAGGCCGCGGCGATGGCGATCGTCGCGGCGACGCGGGCCGGGCTGCCGGTCGCGCTGCACACGCCGTCCGAGGTGAAGGCGGCCGTCTCCGGCTCCGGTACCGCCGACAAGGCCCAGGTCGGCCTGATGGTGACCCGCATCCTCGGCCTCGCCGAGACCCCGAGACCGGCCGACGCGGCCGACGCGCTCGCCCTCGCGATCTGCCACCTCTGGCGCGCCCCGGCGCAAGCGAGGCTGCAGCAAGCGCTGGCCCGCTCGTCGGCCGCCGCGCGTGTGCTCGCGCCCCGCGACCGGGCGGTGGGCGAATGA
- a CDS encoding YebC/PmpR family DNA-binding transcriptional regulator translates to MSGHSKWATTKHKKAVIDAKRGKMFAKLIKNVEVAARTGGGDPAGNPTLYDAIQKAKKSSVPNDNIDRAVKRGSGAEGGGADYQNITYEGYGPNGVAVLIECLTDNRNRAASEVRIAMTRNGGAMADPGSVAYLFHRKGVVIVPKGELSEDDVLLAVLEAGAEEVNDLGEEFEVVSEPTDLVAVRTALQDAGIDYDSAESSFVPSMQIPLDAEGARKVFKLIDALEDSDDVQNVYANFDVSDEVMAEVG, encoded by the coding sequence GTGAGCGGCCACTCCAAATGGGCTACCACGAAGCACAAAAAGGCCGTCATCGACGCCAAGCGCGGCAAGATGTTCGCCAAGCTGATCAAGAACGTCGAGGTCGCGGCCCGCACCGGCGGCGGCGACCCGGCCGGTAACCCGACGCTGTACGACGCCATCCAGAAGGCGAAGAAGAGCTCGGTCCCGAACGACAACATCGACCGCGCGGTCAAGCGCGGCTCCGGGGCCGAGGGCGGCGGCGCCGACTACCAGAACATCACGTACGAGGGGTACGGCCCCAACGGCGTCGCGGTGCTGATCGAGTGCCTCACCGACAACCGCAACCGGGCGGCGTCCGAGGTCCGGATCGCGATGACCCGCAACGGGGGCGCGATGGCCGACCCGGGCAGCGTCGCATACCTGTTCCACCGCAAGGGCGTCGTGATCGTCCCCAAGGGCGAGCTGTCCGAGGACGACGTGCTGCTCGCGGTGCTCGAGGCCGGTGCCGAGGAGGTCAACGACCTCGGCGAGGAGTTCGAGGTCGTCAGCGAGCCGACCGACCTCGTCGCGGTGCGTACCGCGCTGCAGGACGCCGGCATCGACTACGACTCGGCCGAGTCCAGCTTCGTGCCCAGCATGCAGATCCCGCTCGACGCCGAGGGCGCGCGCAAGGTCTTCAAGCTGATCGACGCGCTGGAAGACAGCGACGACGTGCAGAACGTCTACGCGAACTTCGACGTCTCCGACGAGGTCATGGCCGAGGTCGGCTGA
- a CDS encoding HIT family protein: MTGPEIERQRGAGDPDHFQRLWTPHRMAYIKGEKPADDSDACPFDVMPSLPDEQGLILARGTHVYALLNLYPYNSGHLMVVPYRHVPDYTDLSGEEVAELGAFTQDAMRAVRKASGAHGFNIGMNQGSVAGAGIAAHLHQHVVPRWGGDTNFMPVVGQTKVLPELLGETRALLAAAWKEVAEAPRP, from the coding sequence ATGACGGGTCCGGAGATCGAACGGCAGCGGGGGGCCGGCGACCCCGATCACTTCCAGCGACTGTGGACGCCGCACCGGATGGCGTACATCAAGGGCGAGAAGCCGGCCGACGACTCCGACGCGTGTCCGTTCGACGTCATGCCCTCGTTGCCGGACGAGCAGGGGTTGATCCTGGCCCGGGGTACGCACGTGTACGCGCTGCTGAACCTGTACCCGTACAACTCCGGGCACCTGATGGTCGTCCCGTACCGGCACGTGCCCGACTACACGGATCTGTCCGGGGAAGAGGTCGCCGAACTGGGCGCGTTCACCCAGGACGCGATGCGCGCGGTGCGGAAGGCGTCGGGGGCGCATGGGTTCAACATCGGGATGAACCAGGGGTCGGTCGCCGGGGCCGGCATCGCCGCCCACCTGCATCAACACGTGGTGCCGAGGTGGGGCGGAGATACCAACTTCATGCCGGTGGTGGGCCAGACCAAGGTCCTCCCCGAGCTACTGGGCGAGACCCGAGCCCTCTTGGCCGCCGCCTGGAAAGAAGTAGCCGAAGCCCCCCGCCCCTAG
- a CDS encoding glycosyltransferase family 4 protein: MKVGIVCPYSFDVPGGVQAHVRDLAEALIGLGHEVSVLAPALEPENGPGLPDFVVPAGRAVPVPFNGSVARLAFGPLALARVRRWLRDGRFDVLHVHEPIAPSLSLLACVVATGPIVATFHTATQRSRTLAAVHSALQPVLEKITARIAVSALARRVQVEHLDGGAVEIPNGVAVGKFAGAVPLPGWPGEGGTLGFLGRFGEPRKGFAVLADAFATLAPKRPGLRLLVAGPGDADEALDAIPRALRPRVTLLGTVSETDKARMLRSVDVYVAPNTGGESFGIILTEAMAAGATIAASDLDAFRRVLDDGRAGALFPTGQPAALAACLERLLDDPAQRRALAATGQATVAAFDWPVVAARVVDVYQSAIAAYPSEPMVTDADEVSTHRLPQYLRERLR; encoded by the coding sequence ATGAAGGTCGGAATCGTCTGCCCCTACTCGTTCGACGTGCCCGGCGGCGTGCAGGCGCACGTCCGCGACCTGGCCGAGGCGCTGATCGGCCTCGGCCACGAGGTGTCGGTGCTGGCGCCGGCGCTCGAGCCGGAGAACGGACCGGGGCTGCCCGACTTCGTGGTGCCGGCCGGACGCGCGGTCCCGGTGCCGTTCAACGGATCCGTGGCCCGGCTGGCGTTCGGGCCGCTCGCGCTGGCCCGGGTCCGGCGCTGGCTGCGCGACGGCCGGTTCGACGTCCTGCACGTGCACGAGCCGATCGCGCCCTCGCTCTCGCTGCTGGCCTGCGTCGTCGCGACCGGCCCGATCGTCGCCACGTTCCACACCGCGACCCAGCGGTCGCGCACGCTGGCCGCGGTGCACAGCGCGCTGCAGCCGGTGCTGGAGAAGATCACCGCCCGGATCGCGGTCTCGGCGCTGGCCCGCCGGGTCCAGGTCGAGCACCTCGACGGGGGAGCGGTCGAGATCCCCAACGGCGTGGCGGTCGGCAAGTTCGCCGGCGCGGTGCCGCTGCCCGGGTGGCCGGGGGAGGGCGGGACGCTGGGCTTCCTCGGCCGGTTCGGCGAGCCGCGCAAGGGCTTCGCCGTCCTCGCCGACGCGTTCGCGACGCTCGCGCCGAAACGGCCGGGCCTGCGGCTGCTGGTGGCCGGCCCGGGCGACGCCGACGAGGCCCTGGACGCGATCCCGCGCGCGCTGCGTCCCCGGGTGACGCTGCTCGGCACGGTCTCGGAGACCGATAAGGCCCGGATGCTGCGCAGCGTCGACGTCTACGTGGCCCCGAACACCGGCGGCGAGTCGTTCGGGATCATCCTCACCGAGGCGATGGCGGCCGGGGCCACGATCGCCGCCAGCGACCTCGACGCGTTCCGCCGGGTGCTCGACGACGGGCGCGCGGGCGCGCTGTTCCCGACCGGGCAGCCGGCCGCGCTGGCCGCGTGCCTGGAGCGGCTGCTCGACGACCCGGCCCAGCGCCGGGCGCTGGCCGCGACCGGCCAGGCCACCGTGGCCGCGTTCGACTGGCCGGTGGTCGCCGCCCGCGTGGTCGACGTCTACCAGAGCGCGATCGCCGCCTATCCGAGCGAACCGATGGTCACGGACGCGGACGAGGTCTCCACCCACCGCTTGCCGCAGTATCTGCGTGAACGTCTGCGTTAG
- the ruvB gene encoding Holliday junction branch migration DNA helicase RuvB, with protein MTDDVVSAWAAPEERDVESSLRPKQLDDFIGQHRVREQLEVLLHSAQRRNRPPDHILLSGPPGLGKTSLAMIVAAELGSAIRVTSGPAIERSGDLAAVLTTLAHGDVLFIDEIHRIARPAEELLYSAMEDFRVDVVVGKGPGATAIPLDVEPFTLVGATTRSGLLTGPLRDRFGFVAHLDFYDASDLEEVLARSASILGVRIDPAGAAEIASRSRGTPRIANRLLRRVRDYAEVRADGEVTEAVARAALAVYEVDQVGLDRLDRAVLDALVGSFGGGPVGLSTLAVAVGEEPGTVEEVAEPFLVRAGFLARTPRGRVATPAAWAHLGKTPPPGTPAPAPDLFGGTFRSGS; from the coding sequence ATGACCGACGACGTCGTCTCCGCCTGGGCCGCCCCCGAGGAACGGGACGTCGAGAGCAGCCTGCGCCCCAAGCAGCTCGACGACTTCATCGGCCAGCACCGGGTCCGCGAACAGCTCGAGGTGCTGCTGCACAGCGCCCAGCGCCGTAACCGCCCTCCGGACCACATCCTGCTCTCCGGTCCGCCCGGCCTCGGCAAGACCAGCCTGGCGATGATCGTCGCGGCCGAGCTGGGCAGCGCGATCCGGGTCACCAGCGGCCCGGCGATCGAACGTTCCGGCGACCTGGCCGCGGTGCTGACCACGCTCGCCCACGGCGACGTCCTGTTCATCGACGAGATCCACCGCATCGCCCGCCCGGCCGAGGAGCTGCTGTACTCGGCGATGGAGGACTTCCGGGTCGACGTCGTCGTCGGCAAGGGCCCCGGCGCGACCGCGATCCCGCTCGACGTCGAGCCGTTCACGCTGGTCGGGGCCACGACCCGGTCGGGCCTGCTGACCGGCCCGCTGCGCGACCGGTTCGGTTTCGTCGCGCACCTCGACTTCTACGACGCGTCCGATCTCGAAGAAGTGCTGGCGCGATCGGCGTCCATCCTGGGCGTCCGGATCGACCCGGCGGGGGCGGCGGAGATCGCGAGCCGGTCCCGGGGCACCCCGCGCATCGCGAACCGTCTGCTCCGGCGGGTGCGTGACTACGCCGAGGTCCGGGCCGACGGCGAGGTGACCGAGGCGGTCGCCCGGGCCGCGCTCGCGGTGTACGAGGTGGACCAGGTCGGGCTCGACCGCCTGGACCGCGCGGTGCTCGACGCGCTGGTCGGATCGTTCGGCGGGGGACCGGTCGGGCTGTCGACGCTCGCGGTCGCGGTCGGCGAGGAACCGGGGACGGTCGAGGAGGTCGCCGAGCCGTTCCTGGTGCGGGCCGGGTTCCTGGCCCGGACCCCCCGCGGACGCGTGGCCACCCCGGCGGCCTGGGCCCACCTGGGGAAGACTCCGCCCCCGGGCACCCCCGCACCGGCGCCCGACCTCTTTGGCGGGACGTTCCGATCCGGGTCGTGA